The following coding sequences are from one Rutidosis leptorrhynchoides isolate AG116_Rl617_1_P2 chromosome 11, CSIRO_AGI_Rlap_v1, whole genome shotgun sequence window:
- the LOC139875615 gene encoding uncharacterized protein has translation MVSKLRSPLVVALGLTCEFWVDQMPPRRRIPNNLNRTTNVSNRAQNLDPARLTAVNQAVAAAIAEVVPQVVAAAIQANPLGNSSGAVEGNSLGNNNNSGNGTIGTMPMYSLLEKFQKQKLESFSGGKTPLDVENLIKHLEKIFEVFDCTENQKVCMETYKLEGDANRWWNAVKSAEGDGYAEALAWRDFLDVFYKHYFPIADREAYKREYLNIRQDPRESINTFMERFNRVAGITGSSVGTAEEQAEKFKWVLLYEHRRALINTKFLTVSEVANAAKNLELERADFLAHKGANGGNRNRDDDYSALSSDRYGKFNSGHRRDVGDQSRGNQSRKLQGDKSYQNKVNNTSQGQWKTHRSFQNQGNNHGQALHGSGRQIGSADGNPNRIPLPVCSKCGANHLGKTCYKETGACFKCGKLGHMAKNCTSNQNNNQKNVGNNQRATNGRVFTMTTRQAARAQGTISGHLTIHGIKAHVLFDTGATHSVIPPSFARRLNLSASVLDPPICISTPLGNSVTIASVYLDCPISIENNVLQAQLLPMEMHDFDIILGMDWLSPHYAHVDCHGKRIMFGDATKSKFVYQGTSPSGLVKVISVMKARKLISSGCEGYLAAIHDKSKKEFNIDDLPVVKEFLDVFPEELPGFPPNREVEFTIDFILGVEPISKEPYRMAPLEFLELKEQLRELLDRGFIRPSVSPWGTPVLFVKKKDGSMRLCIDYRELNRVTIRNRYPLPRIDDLFD, from the exons ATGGTATCAAAGCTTAGGTCCCCTCTTGTAGTTGCCTTAGGTTTGACCTGTGAGTTTTGGGTAGATCAA ATGCCTCCTAGAAGAAGGATTCCGAACAATTTAAATCGAACAACTAATGTTAGTAATCGTGCTCAAAACCTTGACCCCGCTAGACTCACGGCCGTGAATCAGGCGGTGGCTGCTGCTATTGCTGAAGTAGTCCCACAAGTTGTTGCTGCTGCAATTCAGGCAAATCCACTAGGAAACAGTAGTGGCGCAGTCGAAGGAAATTctcttggtaataataataactcgGGTAATGGAACTATAGGTACCATGCCTATGTATTCTTTGCTAGAGAAATTTCAGAAACAGAAGCTTGAGTCATTTTCTGGTGGCAAAACACCTCTAGATGTTGAAAACTTGATTAAACACTTAGAGAAGATTTTTGAAGTCTTTGATTGTACTGAAAATCAAAAAGTTTGCATGGAAACTTATAAGTTGGAGGGTGACGCAAACCGTTGGTGGAACGCGGTGAAGTCGGCTGAAGGGGATGGATACGCAGAGGCTTTAGCGTGGCGTGATTTCCTTGATGTGTTTTATAAGCACTACTTCCCTATTGCTGACAGGGAGGCATATAAAAGAGAGTATCTTAATATCCGACAGGATCCTCGTGAATCTATAAATACTTTTATGGAGCGTTTCAATAGAGTGGCAGGAATCACTGGAAGTTCTGTCGGAACTGCAGAGGAGCAAGCGGAGAAATTCAAATGGGTATTACTTTATGAACATCGAAGGGCACTTATCAACACAAAATTTCTCACTGTATCCGAAGTGGCTAATGCTGCTAAAAACCTAGAGCTGGAAAGAGCTGACTTTTTAGCACATAAGGGTGCTAATGGTGGAAATAGAAATAGAGATGACGACTACAGTGCCCTAAGTTCTGACCGTTATGGTAAGTTTAATTCAGGACATCGTCGTGATGTTGGGGATCAATCTCGTGGGAACCAGTCTAGAAAGTTGCAAGGTGATAAGTCATATCAGAACAAGGTTAACAATACTAGTCAAGGACAGTGGAAAACGCATAGGTCTTTTCAGAACCAAGGAAATAATCATGGTCAAGCACTTCATGGATCAGGAAGGCAAATTGGTTCAGCTGATGGAAACCCAAACAGGATTCCACTTCCGGTATGCTCAAAATGTGGGGCTAATCATCTAGGCAAGACTTGTTACAAAGAAACGGGAGCGTGTTTCAAGTGTGGTAAGCTAGGGCATATGGCTAAGAATTGTACTTCTAACCAAAACAATAATCAGAAGAATGTGGGAAATAACCAACGAGCAACAAATGGCAGGGTATTCACAATGACTACACGTCAGGCAGCAAGAGCTCAAGGTACCATTTCTGGACATCTTACTATACATGGAATTAAGGCTCATgttttatttgatacgggtgctACTCACTCAGTTATACCGCCATCATTTGCTCGACGTCTTAATCTGTCTGCTTCTGTATTAGACCCACCTATATGTATTTCGACCCCTTTAGGAAATTCGGTGACTATTGCTAGTGTATATCTTGATTGTCCTatatcaattgaaaataatgttcttCAAGCCCAATTACTTCCTATGGAGATGCATGATTTTGATATCATCTTGGGAATGGATTGGTTGTCACCACACTACGCCCATGTTGACTGTCATGGTAAACGAATAATGTTTGGAGATGCCACTAAATCGAAGTTTGTGTATCAAGGAACCTCACCGAGTGGGCTCGTGAAAGTTATTTCTGTTATGAAGGCAAGGAAACTAATAAGTAGTGGTTGTGAAGGGTATCTGGCAGCTATTCATGATAAATCAAAGAAAGAATTCAACATTGATGATCTTCCAGTAGTTAAAGAATTCCTAGATGTATTTCCGGAGGAACTGCCGGGATTTCCACCAAACAGAGAGGTTGAATTCACAATTGACTTTATTCTAGGTGTAGAGCCAATTTCTAAAGAACCTTATCGAATGGCACCTTTAGAGTTTCTGGAATTAAAAGAGCAGTTACGAGAATTGTTAGATCGGGGATTCATAAGGCCAAGTGTATCGCCATGGGGTACTcctgtattgtttgtgaagaagaaagatgggtcTATGAGGTTGTGCATCGATTATAGAGAACTCAACCGAGTTACTATCAGAAACAGATATCCATTACCTCGCATAGATGACTTGTTTGATTAG